The following proteins are co-located in the Candidatus Nitrotoga sp. AM1P genome:
- a CDS encoding cation diffusion facilitator family transporter: MTVHNHSHSHAANYGRAFAIGIALNVLFVIVEAIFGWQADSLALLSDAGHNLSDVLGLLVAYGGLYLARLRPNQKHTYGLGRATILAALFNAMILLIAVGGIVWEAVGRFSHPVPIQGGVVMLVAAIGVVINGITAWLFMSGNKTDLNLRGAFLHMAADALVSLGVVIAGAMFIWTGWSWLDPAISLVIAVVILWSTWDLLRQSVHLSLDGVPVSIQLDKVKNYLTAQPNVIEIHDLHVWAMSTSEIALTAHLVMRDGHPGNEFLCRVAEELHDNFTIGHVTIQIELDKHHCSLSGHT, encoded by the coding sequence ATGACAGTCCATAATCACTCGCACAGCCACGCCGCAAACTACGGTCGAGCATTTGCCATCGGCATTGCACTGAATGTGCTGTTTGTCATCGTCGAAGCGATTTTTGGCTGGCAGGCCGACTCACTCGCGCTACTCTCCGATGCCGGGCACAACCTGAGCGATGTACTTGGCTTACTTGTGGCTTATGGCGGTTTATATCTGGCACGGCTGCGACCCAATCAGAAACACACTTACGGCTTGGGGCGCGCCACGATTCTGGCTGCATTGTTCAATGCGATGATCTTGCTGATTGCGGTAGGCGGTATCGTGTGGGAAGCCGTCGGCAGATTCAGTCATCCGGTGCCGATTCAGGGTGGCGTCGTCATGCTGGTTGCCGCCATCGGAGTAGTGATCAACGGCATCACCGCTTGGCTATTCATGTCCGGCAACAAAACAGATCTCAACCTGCGTGGCGCTTTTCTTCATATGGCGGCAGATGCGCTGGTTTCACTTGGTGTGGTCATCGCAGGCGCGATGTTTATCTGGACTGGTTGGTCTTGGCTTGATCCCGCCATCAGCTTGGTTATTGCTGTAGTGATATTGTGGAGTACATGGGATTTGCTGCGCCAGTCTGTACATCTTTCTTTGGACGGTGTGCCGGTATCAATCCAATTAGACAAGGTGAAAAATTATCTAACAGCCCAGCCCAACGTCATCGAAATACATGATCTGCATGTGTGGGCGATGAGTACCTCAGAAATTGCACTGACCGCTCATTTGGTCATGCGCGACGGACATCCGGGGAATGAGTTTCTGTGTCGTGTTGCGGAAGAGTTGCACGATAATTTTACTATTGGACACGTCACTATTCAAATTGAGCTGGACAAACATCATTGTTCTTTATCCGGTCATACATAG
- a CDS encoding sulfate/molybdate ABC transporter ATP-binding protein, producing the protein MSITIQDLNKQFGNFTALNNINLEVNSGELLALLGPSGCGKTSLLRIIGGLDVQNSGKILFHGKDVDQRDARERNVGFVFQHYALFRHMTVFENVAFGLRVKPKKERHNETEIKRRVHELLQLVQLDWLADRYPAQLSGGQRQRIALARALAVEPQILLLDEPFGALDTKVRKELRRWLRRLHDELHITSVFVTHDQEEALEVADRIVVMNKGNIEQVGSPDDVYANPASPFVYQFIGNVNLFHSRTHALWTQQQGDAVAYVRPHDIDISLIPQQSSLPVVVKQVRAIGSVVRLETAIGQDGEVVEIELNRERFNLTPVAVGDEVFIRPRQIKVFEA; encoded by the coding sequence ATGAGCATCACTATTCAGGATTTGAATAAGCAATTCGGCAATTTTACTGCACTAAATAACATCAATCTCGAAGTAAATAGTGGCGAATTGCTTGCGTTATTGGGCCCTTCTGGATGTGGCAAAACCTCGTTGCTGCGCATTATCGGCGGACTGGATGTACAGAATTCCGGCAAAATACTTTTTCATGGCAAGGACGTTGATCAGCGCGATGCCCGTGAACGTAATGTCGGTTTCGTGTTTCAGCATTACGCGCTGTTCCGCCACATGACCGTGTTCGAAAATGTTGCTTTCGGTCTCCGCGTGAAGCCGAAAAAGGAACGCCACAACGAAACCGAGATTAAGCGCCGCGTACATGAGCTGTTACAACTGGTGCAACTCGATTGGCTGGCGGATCGTTATCCAGCACAGCTTTCCGGAGGCCAACGACAACGCATCGCTTTGGCACGCGCATTGGCAGTTGAACCACAAATTTTGCTGCTGGATGAGCCATTCGGCGCGCTGGATACCAAGGTTCGCAAAGAACTACGCCGCTGGTTGCGTCGCTTACATGACGAACTTCATATCACCAGCGTATTCGTCACTCACGATCAGGAAGAAGCCCTGGAAGTGGCAGACCGCATCGTGGTAATGAACAAAGGCAACATTGAACAAGTGGGTTCACCCGATGACGTATATGCCAATCCTGCCTCACCTTTCGTGTATCAATTCATCGGCAATGTGAATTTATTTCACAGCCGGACTCATGCTCTTTGGACGCAACAACAAGGCGATGCCGTAGCCTACGTACGCCCGCATGACATTGACATCAGTCTGATACCGCAGCAATCTTCCCTGCCGGTAGTGGTAAAGCAAGTGCGCGCCATCGGGTCGGTGGTACGACTGGAAACAGCAATCGGGCAAGATGGTGAAGTGGTGGAGATCGAGCTCAATCGCGAACGTTTCAACCTCACCCCTGTGGCTGTAGGTGACGAAGTGTTCATCCGACCCCGCCAGATTAAGGTGTTCGAAGCATAA
- the ptsP gene encoding phosphoenolpyruvate--protein phosphotransferase — protein sequence MSFTLHGIPVSSGIAIGHAHLLSHTVLEVVHYVMPKYLVHEEIARFDAAMESTRQELAGLRSNRPLHAAAEFDAFLDLHLMILADEHIDLASRKMIEREQCNAEWALKIQMDALVAQFEAFDDVYLRERKTDVVQVVERVLKKLTGQPGYVPPATLPGVKMILVAHDISPADLIQLKPHQFSAILTDLGGATSHTAIIARGLSTPCVVGLHRARQLMRENDLLIVDGEQGVVIINPDEQVLVQYKLFQNQWEEKRKKLKCLKSTPAITLDGTAIELHANIELPHDLAEVYDNGATGIGLFRSEFLFLNRDVLPDEEEQFVAYRAVAEGMKGLPVTIRTFDLGADKQLNGAQRVASNPALGLRAIRLCLVEPQLFRTQLRALLRASHYGNVKILIPMLSGVSEINQTLQFIGHAKQGLDDEGIPYNREIQIGGMIEIPAAALVLDVFIKKLDFLSIGTNDLIQYTLAIDRTDEEVAHLYDPLHPAVLYLLAHVIGNANKAGIPISVCGEMAGNADYARLLLGLGLRHFSMNPAQLLSVKQRVLNTSLPELVTLTQRILRANDPLKIRGLLEKLNAAQ from the coding sequence ATGAGTTTTACCCTGCATGGCATTCCAGTCTCCAGTGGTATTGCCATCGGCCATGCTCATCTTCTTTCGCACACCGTATTGGAAGTTGTGCACTATGTGATGCCTAAATATCTGGTGCATGAAGAAATTGCGCGCTTCGACGCTGCAATGGAAAGCACGCGCCAGGAACTAGCCGGATTGCGCAGCAATCGTCCGCTGCATGCCGCTGCCGAGTTCGATGCTTTTCTCGATCTGCATTTGATGATTTTGGCCGATGAGCACATCGACCTGGCATCGCGCAAAATGATAGAGCGCGAACAATGCAATGCAGAATGGGCGCTCAAGATACAGATGGATGCTTTGGTAGCTCAATTCGAGGCGTTTGACGATGTCTATCTGCGTGAGCGTAAAACTGACGTAGTGCAGGTAGTAGAGCGCGTGCTTAAGAAGCTTACCGGCCAGCCGGGTTATGTGCCGCCTGCCACCCTGCCGGGCGTGAAAATGATTTTGGTAGCGCACGATATTAGTCCGGCTGATCTGATCCAACTTAAGCCGCACCAATTTTCCGCCATCCTTACCGATTTGGGCGGTGCCACCTCGCACACCGCTATCATAGCCCGTGGTCTGAGTACGCCCTGTGTGGTGGGTTTGCATCGTGCGCGCCAGCTGATGCGTGAAAACGATCTGCTCATCGTGGATGGTGAGCAAGGTGTTGTTATTATTAACCCGGATGAACAAGTTCTTGTTCAATACAAACTGTTTCAGAACCAATGGGAAGAAAAACGGAAAAAACTTAAGTGTCTCAAATCCACGCCTGCTATTACATTGGACGGTACTGCTATTGAGCTGCACGCGAATATTGAGCTTCCCCACGACTTGGCGGAAGTTTATGACAATGGCGCTACTGGTATAGGCTTATTTCGCAGCGAATTTTTGTTCCTGAATCGTGATGTCCTGCCGGATGAAGAAGAACAATTTGTAGCTTACCGCGCTGTGGCAGAAGGAATGAAAGGACTGCCCGTAACCATTCGTACCTTTGATCTTGGTGCTGACAAACAACTTAATGGTGCACAACGGGTTGCCAGCAACCCCGCATTGGGGTTGCGCGCTATTCGGCTGTGCCTGGTTGAGCCGCAATTATTTCGTACTCAATTACGTGCCTTGCTACGCGCTTCGCACTATGGCAACGTAAAAATACTGATACCTATGCTTTCCGGTGTGTCGGAGATTAACCAGACCCTGCAATTCATCGGTCATGCCAAGCAAGGCCTGGATGATGAGGGTATTCCCTATAATCGTGAGATACAAATTGGCGGCATGATAGAAATTCCTGCCGCTGCTCTGGTGCTCGACGTGTTTATCAAGAAGCTGGATTTCCTTTCCATCGGTACCAACGATTTGATTCAGTATACGTTGGCAATAGACCGAACAGATGAAGAGGTAGCTCACCTGTATGATCCGTTACATCCCGCTGTTTTATACCTGCTGGCGCACGTTATTGGTAATGCCAATAAGGCGGGCATTCCAATTTCGGTATGCGGAGAAATGGCCGGTAATGCCGACTACGCTCGTCTGCTGCTCGGTCTCGGCTTGCGTCACTTTTCCATGAATCCAGCGCAGCTGCTCAGTGTGAAACAGCGCGTACTTAACACAAGCCTGCCAGAGCTTGTTACGCTGACGCAAAGAATATTGCGTGCGAACGATCCGTTAAAAATACGCGGGTTGCTGGAAAAATTGAACGCTGCTCAATAA
- the cysW gene encoding sulfate ABC transporter permease subunit CysW, with protein MSSPHQLINNRKIATHESKAVTLVLITVALSYLVLFLGIPLFAVFYEALGKGWTLYWAALQDPDAWSAIELTLIAAAIAVPANLVFGVAAAWAIAKFEFRGKSVLITLIDLPFAVSPVVSGLIYVLLFGAQGWFGPWLQEHDIKLIFAVPGIVLVTIFVTFPFIARELIPLMQAQGKEEEEAAVSLGASGWQTFWRVTVPNIKWGLLYGVILCNARAMGEFGAVSVVSGHIRGMTNTIPLHVEILYNEYNFVAAFSVASLLALLALVTLLAKSIVEFKVKSNGDRLPHGETE; from the coding sequence ATGTCTTCACCTCATCAATTGATTAACAATCGAAAAATCGCCACGCATGAATCCAAAGCGGTGACGCTGGTACTCATCACTGTTGCGCTGTCATATTTGGTGCTTTTTCTCGGTATACCGTTATTTGCTGTGTTCTACGAAGCGCTGGGCAAAGGCTGGACTCTTTACTGGGCAGCATTGCAAGACCCGGATGCGTGGTCAGCTATCGAATTAACCTTGATTGCAGCCGCTATTGCGGTGCCAGCCAACCTGGTGTTTGGGGTTGCGGCGGCTTGGGCTATTGCCAAATTCGAATTTCGCGGAAAAAGTGTATTGATCACACTGATTGATCTGCCGTTTGCCGTCAGCCCGGTAGTGTCCGGCCTGATTTATGTACTACTGTTCGGCGCGCAGGGCTGGTTCGGGCCATGGCTGCAGGAACATGACATCAAGCTTATTTTTGCTGTGCCGGGCATCGTGTTGGTCACCATTTTCGTTACCTTTCCTTTCATTGCACGGGAGTTAATTCCGCTGATGCAGGCACAAGGCAAAGAAGAGGAAGAAGCGGCGGTATCGCTAGGCGCTTCCGGCTGGCAAACCTTTTGGCGCGTCACCGTGCCCAACATCAAATGGGGTCTGCTGTATGGTGTGATTCTTTGTAATGCCCGTGCGATGGGTGAATTCGGCGCGGTGTCAGTGGTGTCCGGGCACATTCGAGGTATGACCAACACCATACCGCTGCACGTAGAGATTCTTTACAACGAATACAACTTTGTTGCAGCTTTCAGCGTGGCCTCACTGCTGGCCTTATTAGCGTTGGTTACGTTGCTCGCCAAGTCAATCGTCGAATTTAAGGTCAAGAGCAATGGCGACAGACTTCCTCATGGAGAAACGGAATGA
- a CDS encoding CysB family HTH-type transcriptional regulator has translation MNFQQLRIIRETVASNFNLTEAANALFTSQSGVSKHIKDLEDELGIELFVRKGKRLLGLTEPGRELVGIVNRILLDAKNITNLANQYSGRDEGRLTLVATHTQARYALPRVVTDFKQAFPKVHLKLHQASPNEIVSMLLDGQADIGVATEGLSDVTGLDIFPYYSWHHAVIVPVGHPLESVHPILLEAVAEYPIITYHDGLTGRAGIDQSFAAAGLEPDIVMSALDADVIKTYVELGLGIGIIASMAFNPSKDTGLRLLDSTHLFGKNVTYIALRHGHYLRNFAYRFIELCSPALDEAVIRAGVAPLQAEEIR, from the coding sequence ATGAATTTTCAACAATTGCGCATTATCCGCGAAACGGTCGCAAGTAATTTCAATCTCACCGAAGCGGCTAACGCGCTGTTCACTTCTCAGTCAGGCGTCTCCAAACACATCAAGGATTTGGAGGATGAACTGGGCATTGAGTTATTCGTGCGAAAGGGTAAACGGCTGCTGGGATTAACCGAACCGGGACGTGAGCTGGTAGGAATTGTTAATCGTATTCTATTGGATGCGAAAAATATAACGAATTTGGCTAACCAATATAGCGGACGTGATGAAGGTCGCCTTACCCTGGTTGCCACGCATACCCAAGCGCGCTACGCCCTGCCTCGAGTAGTGACAGACTTCAAGCAAGCATTTCCCAAGGTACATCTAAAACTACACCAGGCCAGCCCTAATGAAATAGTTTCCATGCTGCTGGATGGCCAGGCAGACATAGGCGTGGCCACTGAAGGACTTTCCGATGTTACCGGGCTCGATATATTTCCCTATTATTCATGGCACCATGCGGTCATTGTGCCTGTCGGACATCCGTTAGAGAGTGTTCATCCGATCTTGCTGGAGGCTGTTGCAGAATATCCCATCATCACCTACCACGATGGCCTAACCGGACGGGCCGGAATAGACCAATCCTTCGCTGCGGCGGGGCTGGAGCCAGACATCGTCATGTCGGCACTGGATGCGGACGTAATCAAAACGTATGTAGAACTGGGACTGGGCATTGGGATCATTGCCTCAATGGCATTCAATCCATCCAAGGATACTGGGCTTCGTTTGCTCGACAGCACACACTTGTTTGGCAAGAACGTTACTTATATCGCTTTGCGGCACGGACACTATCTGCGCAACTTTGCATACCGTTTCATCGAGCTTTGTTCGCCCGCCCTTGATGAAGCGGTAATTCGTGCTGGTGTGGCTCCCCTTCAAGCTGAAGAAATTCGATGA
- the ald gene encoding alanine dehydrogenase, whose translation MKIGIPKEIKANESRVALVPSGAESLIAAGHSVLVEAGAGLGSGFRDEQYLAVGACIVSDAHTIWADADLIVKVKEPIESEWPHIKPGQTLFTYFHFSANEKLTQAHLDSGATCIAYETIELPSRELPLLTPMSEVAGRMAVYEGAKYLEKSYGGRGVLLGGVPGVPPAHVVILGGGVVGMNAAKMAAGLGASVTILDISLERLRYLSDVMPANVQLIFSNRHNLLEQIATADLVIGGVLITGAIAPKLIRYDDLKTMRQGSVIVDVAVDQGGCIETSHPTTHENPIYVVEGVIHYAVANMPGALPRTSTLALTNATLPYVLQLANKGWKQALKDNAALRKGLNIVNGKITHHAVAQAFGMLAHTPENFLD comes from the coding sequence ATGAAAATCGGAATACCAAAAGAAATCAAAGCAAACGAAAGCCGTGTCGCACTGGTTCCATCCGGCGCAGAATCACTTATTGCGGCCGGGCATTCTGTGCTGGTCGAGGCAGGTGCAGGACTGGGTAGTGGCTTCAGGGACGAGCAGTATCTTGCAGTAGGGGCATGTATCGTCTCCGATGCCCATACAATATGGGCGGATGCCGATCTGATAGTGAAAGTTAAAGAGCCAATTGAGTCAGAGTGGCCGCACATCAAGCCTGGTCAAACACTGTTCACCTATTTTCACTTTTCCGCTAATGAAAAACTAACCCAAGCACATCTGGATTCTGGTGCAACCTGCATCGCTTATGAAACGATTGAATTACCTTCACGCGAATTGCCACTGCTGACACCCATGTCTGAAGTCGCCGGACGCATGGCCGTATATGAGGGAGCCAAATACCTTGAAAAATCATATGGTGGACGGGGTGTTCTGTTAGGGGGTGTCCCCGGTGTGCCACCCGCACATGTTGTCATCCTTGGCGGCGGCGTAGTGGGCATGAATGCCGCCAAAATGGCGGCAGGTCTGGGCGCAAGTGTCACCATCCTTGACATCTCACTGGAGCGGCTACGCTACCTGAGTGATGTCATGCCCGCTAACGTACAGTTGATTTTTTCCAATCGACACAATCTGCTGGAACAGATTGCCACCGCCGATCTTGTCATCGGTGGGGTGTTAATCACCGGGGCCATAGCACCCAAGCTGATACGCTACGATGATCTCAAGACTATGCGTCAAGGCTCGGTGATCGTGGATGTTGCAGTGGATCAAGGCGGCTGCATTGAAACAAGCCATCCCACCACGCACGAAAACCCAATTTATGTGGTCGAGGGAGTCATTCACTATGCCGTGGCGAACATGCCCGGTGCCCTACCCCGCACTTCCACGCTGGCGCTAACCAATGCAACTTTGCCTTATGTGCTGCAATTGGCAAATAAAGGCTGGAAACAGGCACTAAAGGATAACGCTGCGTTGCGCAAAGGACTCAATATCGTGAATGGAAAAATCACTCATCACGCAGTCGCGCAGGCATTCGGAATGCTTGCCCACACACCGGAAAATTTTCTCGATTAA
- the cysT gene encoding sulfate ABC transporter permease subunit CysT: MAPFKAHSVLPGFNLALGFTLLYLSLLVLIPLSSLFFKTATLGWDGFWEVATGDRVLASLRVTFVASFAAAVLNAIFGLVVAWVLVRYTFPGKRLVDALVDLPFALPTAVAGITLAMLYAPNGWIGHYFAEHDIKIAYTPLGIVVALTFIGLPFVVRTVQPVLADVEAEIEEAAASLGASRWDVFRRVIFPSIYPALLTGFALAFARSIGEYGSVIFIAGNMPFISEIAPLLIVAKLEQYDYAGATAIALVMLIISFALLLAINGLQWWSNRREIR, encoded by the coding sequence ATGGCGCCATTCAAAGCGCACAGCGTGTTGCCGGGATTCAATCTGGCACTTGGCTTCACACTTTTGTATCTCTCATTGCTCGTACTGATCCCGCTATCTTCACTGTTCTTCAAAACAGCGACACTAGGCTGGGACGGTTTTTGGGAAGTGGCCACAGGCGATCGAGTGCTAGCCTCGCTGCGTGTCACCTTTGTCGCGTCCTTTGCTGCTGCGGTACTAAATGCCATTTTTGGTCTGGTGGTTGCATGGGTACTGGTGCGCTATACCTTCCCCGGCAAGCGCCTAGTGGATGCGTTGGTAGATTTGCCATTTGCCTTGCCTACCGCGGTAGCGGGCATCACTCTAGCCATGCTGTATGCGCCTAATGGCTGGATCGGCCACTACTTTGCCGAGCATGACATCAAAATAGCGTACACCCCGCTTGGCATAGTGGTGGCGCTCACTTTCATCGGCTTACCCTTTGTGGTGCGCACGGTACAGCCAGTATTGGCTGATGTTGAGGCCGAAATAGAAGAGGCAGCCGCGAGCCTGGGTGCAAGTCGCTGGGATGTATTCCGTCGAGTTATTTTTCCTTCGATATATCCCGCTTTGTTGACGGGTTTCGCATTAGCTTTCGCTCGCTCGATTGGTGAATATGGCTCAGTCATTTTCATTGCGGGCAACATGCCGTTCATTTCAGAAATCGCGCCATTGCTAATTGTCGCCAAACTGGAGCAATACGATTATGCAGGCGCCACAGCAATTGCCCTGGTCATGCTGATAATTTCATTCGCTCTGTTATTGGCTATCAATGGCTTGCAATGGTGGAGCAACCGCCGGGAAATTAGATAA
- a CDS encoding class II glutamine amidotransferase: MCELLGMNCNVPTDICFSFTGFQKRGGETSIHADGWGIAFFEGKGVRLFLDPKPSAQSPIAELVRNYPIHSLNVIAHIRKATQGLVSLENTHPFVRELWGQYWVFAHNGNLPQFQPELYGGFVPVGNTDSERIFCWLLQSLRIRFNDTPPTRDVLFAALHELTDQLAGMGIFNYLLSNGECLFAHCSTELNYLIRHSPFNVAHLKDEDMTVDFSRVTTPNDRVAIIATVPLTDNEPWQAMMPGTLWMFHEGAAVAQLVTTPSPIKSLAEDLRTTN, encoded by the coding sequence ATGTGCGAACTGCTCGGCATGAACTGCAATGTCCCCACTGATATTTGTTTTTCCTTCACCGGCTTCCAGAAACGAGGCGGAGAAACGAGCATACATGCTGATGGCTGGGGCATCGCTTTTTTCGAGGGTAAGGGAGTGCGGCTATTTTTAGATCCAAAACCTTCAGCGCAATCGCCTATTGCTGAACTGGTGCGCAACTATCCTATCCATTCCCTCAACGTCATCGCGCATATTCGTAAGGCAACACAAGGCCTGGTGTCGTTGGAAAACACCCATCCGTTTGTGCGCGAGCTGTGGGGCCAGTATTGGGTTTTTGCGCACAACGGTAATTTGCCGCAATTCCAGCCTGAGTTATATGGTGGCTTTGTTCCTGTGGGAAACACTGATAGTGAACGTATTTTTTGCTGGTTGCTGCAAAGTCTGAGAATTCGTTTTAATGACACACCGCCAACGCGTGATGTTCTATTTGCCGCACTGCATGAGCTAACCGACCAGCTTGCGGGCATGGGCATTTTTAACTATCTCTTGTCTAATGGCGAATGTCTTTTCGCGCATTGCTCTACCGAATTAAACTATCTTATCCGCCATAGCCCATTCAATGTGGCGCATCTCAAGGATGAGGATATGACAGTTGATTTCAGCCGTGTGACCACGCCTAATGATCGCGTGGCTATCATCGCCACCGTGCCGCTGACCGATAACGAGCCTTGGCAAGCCATGATGCCGGGCACATTGTGGATGTTCCATGAGGGGGCGGCTGTCGCACAACTTGTTACGACTCCCAGCCCGATAAAATCGCTGGCCGAAGATTTGCGTACCACGAATTAA